TACTGCTCATTTATTGTTTGAGCAGCAAAGCTAGAGCGGCTTGATTTATTTTAGTAACTTTGTAACTAAAAGTAACAGTTACCCTAAAGTAACTAAGTAACGTATGACGTGTGTACCCCGTAAAAGCGACGAACACAAAAAAGAGATGCGGGCAGTGCAGGACTGCATGGACGTACTCAATGGAAAGTGGAAAATTGCCATTATTTCATCCATTTGCTATTACAGCAAAAGGAGATTTTCGGACATTCTAAACGACGTGGACGGGATCTCGAACAAAATGCTGAGCAAGGAACTCAAAGAGCTGGAAATC
This portion of the Siphonobacter curvatus genome encodes:
- a CDS encoding winged helix-turn-helix transcriptional regulator; translation: MTCVPRKSDEHKKEMRAVQDCMDVLNGKWKIAIISSICYYSKRRFSDILNDVDGISNKMLSKELKELEINQLVKRTVLDTQPVTVQYELTDHGWSLRTIIENLTNWGIEHRKKIFES